The sequence GTGCTTGTTGCTGACTACAGTAGTCTATCTATTAGATATCTGTCTGAGCTGTAAATGGGGCAATCCGCAAACATTCACTTTGCATGAGAAGAAATATAGAACAATGGGAAACACCAGGCTTTTCATAGGAGAAAATATTACATCAAAAACAGAAATAAGTAAAAGTGTGAAAAAGGTattcttttttttcaaaaaatatgttcTTAAATCGTccctttctttgttttcttataAATGGAATGTTCAAGAATTTAATTTCCAACTTGTACTGATTTGATGATTATGTGCTGTACATGTAGACTAATCTGGAAGTGAGACATGGCTGACCAAGTTAACCACCCAACTGTTGTCCAAAAATTTGCTGGCCAATTCCATCTTGGTTCTACCTTTTCACAAGACATGCAGGCTATTGGTTATAACTTCAATACGACTTCAGTATACAAGAGACACTTCAAAACTGCAAACTACACTAATGGCGCACTTCAATCTCCAGTGGTGCCTGCATGCAGAGCTAGCTATGATCTCTCTATGTTGTCATCTGCATCGCCTATTTTTGCAAATGCACCTGCAGAAAAAGGTCTTGCGAGTTTTGCAATAGATTTCCTCATGGGTGGAGTCTCTGCTGCTGTTTCTAAAACAGCTGCTGCTCCCATTGAACGTGTGAAACTTCTTATCCAGAACCAGGATGAGATGATAAAGACTGGTCGTCTTTCTGAACCCTACAAAGGTATAACTGACTGCTTCAAACGAACAATGCAGGAAGAAGGTGTTGCCTCACTGTGGAGAGGCAACACAGCAAATGTTATACGCTATTTTCCAACTCAGGTGAGTTTTGTACACTTACTGTTTATATTCACTTTTGTAACTTATTCCATCACATCGTTGGAATAGTATATATGTTATGCTGAGATTTTTTCAACTTTGTTTTTGTAGATTCAGATAGAAATAGCTAATGTCATTGTACTTAATGATCATCTGATATGCGCTTGGTTATACTTCCTCTTAACCATGTATATTTTTGCGTGTAGCATTTGACTGGTTTACTTGGCTTTAGCTGCAGTTTCTAAGTTTGTATGCCATACATCCTTTTGAGCATATGCATTTACAACTCATCCAGCTATGGTAGTTGCTCTCTATTTTTCCCTAACCTCGATCCTGGATTGCTGCATGACCTAGTGATACCTTTTACCTTgtgatgttttctttttcttgttttatttCTCAATCGATTTGTTTTATAATGTGTCCACTTGATAGCTATTTGCTTGCAATAAATCATTATATTAGACCTGATGCCATGTTTTCACTTTGTATTTATCCATTTTTGTCATGTGGGTGATGGGGGTGGGTCTGGTTCACATGATTAGTCTTGGCTTGTGCAAGCTGAATGACCTTTGCTGGGCTTGCACTTTCTGTAGTTCTCCCTGTGCAATTCTCATATAGGTTTTCTTGTGCTTAGATCGGGGTGGCAATGGCCCCTTAGATTTTACTGTCTATTGTTGCTTCAACATTTATTAAAATTATCATCCTTTTTTCATAGGTTTGATTCCCTTGTACCTGTCTTCACAAATCATATATGTACTGTTCTCTCTTAAGATCTTATTCAGATGTTATGTTTCCTTTATCTTCTTTATATATGCTTACCGTCTTCTCTTGTCGTCCCTTCCAGGCTCTAAACTTTGCTTTCAAAGATTACTTCAAGAGAATGTTCAATTTCAAGAAAGACAAGGATGGATACTGGAAATGGTTTGCTGGAAACCTTGCTTCTGGTGGTGCAGCTGGTGCTTCTTCTCTACTCTTTGTCTACTCTCTGGATTACGCCCGAACTCGATTGGCTAATGATGCTAAAGCTGCTAAAAAGGGAGGGGAAAGACAATTCAATGGCCTAGTTGATGTCTACAGGAAGACACTGCAATCTGATGGCATTGCTGGCCTTTACCGAGGATTCAATATTTCATGTGTTGGAATTATAGTTTACCGTGGTCTTTACTTTGGAATGTACGACTCCTTGAAGCCGGTGGTTCTTACAGGGAAATTACAGGTATGTGGTttaacttgaatatttttctctaAATATTGCATCAGCTATCCACAAATATTGGATTATTTTTTATAGATTTCTAAATATCTTATCAGCTATCCTCAGGTTCCATTTAACtcgtatcttatgtgttcttggatCTGATTCTGACTCATTGCGTTTTTTACGATTTCAGGATAGTTTCTTTGCTAGTTTTGCTCTAGGTTGGGTGATCACCAATGGTGCTGGACTTGCGTCATACCCTATTGACACCGTTCGCAGAAGGATGATGATGACCTCTGGAGAGGCTGTCAAGTACAAGAGCTCCCTGGACGCCTTCTCCCAGATCCTGAAGAAGGAGGGTGCCAAGTCTCTGTTCAAGGGTGCAGGTGCCAACATTCTCCGTGCCGTTGCCGGTGCCGGTGTGCTTGCCGGGTATGACAAGCTGCAGCTGATTGTTTTTGGCAAGAAGTACGGTTCAGGTGGTGCTTGAGATTGTTTTTGGCAAGAAGTACGGTTCCGGTGGGGTTCCGGTGGCGCATCCACCTAATAATCTGATGGTGACGATAACTTATCTGAGATTTATTTCTTAAGCCTTTCCATGCCCTTTTTTTTCCAAGTTCTGTTGAAATAATTTAGATTCCTCCAACAAATATTTGGAGCAATATTTTCGAGAACATTTTAATTGGACCATTGTTTGCTATTTAATGCCTTAACAGCAATGTTACCGGTGCTGGTGGCGACGGATTTTGTTTGATGTTTCAGATTGTTGTGTTTTGCGTTTGGCAGAAATAGATTTATGGGTAGAGACATATCTTGGATTCATTTCAAAGAATTCTGACACTTGCAGAAGCTAATAGTAACTTTGTATCTTATCATGCATCACGATCAAGGTTTTGTAGCCCGAACCCGAGCGAACCAAAGCGGACCGCTCACAAACAGACCGGTCTTTCCGGGCAGGCGTCATATTTATGCAGCTGGAACTTCCATTACCAAAGACCTTGCAATTCGACTCCCTTTCACTCACTCGCAGCGGTCCACCCGCAACAGAATCAAGAAGACGCCCCACTTCATCCGGTCCTCCGTCTCTTGTCTTCCCCCGCCATCTATTCCCTCctctcctcccctcccctcccctcccctcccatcTGCTTCCTCAACGCCGCCTCCAACTCTACCATCACTCTCCGAACCCAGACGGTGACTAAGATGCCACCTTCGGCCCACGTCACTGCCCAACCATGTCGGCCGCCCATCAGATGCTCGATGAATTGTGCGACGTATGTATTCTGCTGCATTCTGCTCACCGCAAGTGCGTCCTAATTCTTCTGGACTAACCTTTATCATCGTGTCTTCGTACGGGTAGCTCACCTCAGTGCACCGTTGCAGATTACGTTACGTTGGCGGAGAACGGAGAGCGTCGAGCGTCGAGCGTCTCTATGAATCTTTAAGAGTTGGGAGGTTTCGGTGAGTCTTATTTTCCCCATCTTTCTCGATCGATCTCATCTGCGCATCTGACCAATTAAAACCGCTTACCTTATTCTTTTAACTCGCTATTGAGTGCCCAATGAAATTGCAGGTCGCAGCCAAATGATATCACTCACCGACGACCTGCTCTTTGACCGGCCACGCCTCGGAGGAGCATCGATGGTTCGCAAGATTCTGCAATTACCAGCGCTCATTTCTCAGCATTGGAAAAGTAAGCAAGACAATCTAACTCATGCAATTACACTGTTCATAACTCTTCTCTTACCAAGGCATTTCATATCATATTCAAAGATTTTAATGGTGAGCATGATAACAAATTCGAATTCAACATGAGTACGCACGTAAGATGACTAGCTAAACAACAGCTTCTCATAATCCTAGCGAATCCAAATTAGCTGAGTTGCAAATTTGTGCATAAGAGTAGGCAACTTATAGTTTAGACTATACAAAATAATACGAGGCTAACCTAATCAGATGTCACTGCTCATCAGAATAAATTTGATGAGACTTCAGCAGAAACTCCCAACAGTATATCATCAATGGTTGTAAACATTTAGGTAGATTCCGAACAACATAACATAAATGAGACAGACAAAAGCTCTCAACATACCTAGAACACTTGGATGTCACTTACCTTAGGAGTAGCACTGTTCATCTGCAATTTGGTATTCATATTTACTCAAAATATTTCACTTACATAAAGCAAAAGTTTATCAGAGCCATTTAAGTCAGATGCTGATTGTCTAAGACTGGAAACCAAGTATTCAAGGTCAACTATCATCATTTGGATCACTACTGCTAAATAAATTACACAACATCCTAACAAGAAACTAATCAGACTATCATCATCACATACAGTCAGCAAGAGTACAGATTACAATAGGGTTCTTTTTCCAGCTCTCTGTAAGTGTTAGATCAAGCTGATGCAACTGAACCACATACCTGCAAGCACAAGAACAGGAACATATTATTTCTTTTCACATTAGCCATTTAAATATCACAGTGTTAACGTAGAAAATGAGCATAAGAAATTTACTGAAGAACACCTTTGAAGCAACTGTAGGTTAATTTATGAACAAGTCTACACCTGTAACTTAGCGTATAAAGTAACTATAGGGCAAGTTGAAAGAAAAGCAATAATGGTGAAGATCAATGCTTCTTTCCACAATAACTTTGTTGATTGATCAATGAACATTgaggaaaaaaaatcatcaaagtcCTGATCATGCTGTGGAATTAGATGAGTGGGTACAATGCTTATGCAAGACCATCATTAACAGCCTATCTTGGCAGAAAATGACACGAGAAAGGAgcggtaaatattcaagtcataaagcaTGATATTTCCAGTTCAGTCAATAGCAAAACAACCAGTGCCAAGCAAGCTGGAGGCAAAAAAAAGATGTAAACTTATACCAATTGCATACAGCAAATATAGTTTCCAGCCTAAGTAAATAAGCAGAGGTGAGATATCTTAACGTTACAAATAGCTTTAGACATAATGAAGAGTAGTGCAGCATAAACAGGTTCGCTGCACCCTTTGAACAGCAATTTGGGTCACATGTATGGATTGTGATGGTGCTCTATGGTTATGTTCGACAAAAAATGAAAGAAGAGGAGCATGCAATAGATGTCCTACAGCCGGAGAGGAGTAGATGAGGGGCAGGAAAAGGAGATGAACATAACTGTTTGCCGCTGCTAACCACCCGTCACCGACCATGCACTGTCCAATGTTTGTTATGTGCCATCCAAGGCAAATTGCACTCAATATATATACGAATATGTGTTCAACAACATTTTAGGGAGGGGGAGAGAAAGAGGGGCATGACTTGAATGCAATGAGACAGGATTTAAGCTCTGAGGCATGAGTCTAAACAGAAAGAGACAagaataaaaggaaaataaagagaaaataattatgtaaaatagattatataataaaaatacaaatacaATTATATAAACGACCCATGCAGACCCCAACCAGAAACGGCCCCCCAACTGAGATTATCCCTTACTACTCGTTGGGAAAGTTTCTGTACTATGTCCTTGTATCATAGCAACTACATATCAACTCATGACCCAGGTAACCATGGGGCAACACATGGAAAGCATATGCTGAGAAATATTTTTGAGAAACTAGTAGTACGTTGATGATAtagaattatgaaataattttatgaGCTCCAATGTAACTAAGTGTTTTAATTAGAATACCAACATTTGGACATCTTGATAAATCTTGAATACAAAGAATCAAGGTCTTCTACATAATGACATACATACAGTATCATAAAATAATTTACAACTAGGCAAGGACTATTCAATCTCAATCTTGGAAGTTATACACATGCATCTTAGTTACATACTTTTAAGGccatttttttaaagaaattattgAAGTGAAAAGTATTTCATGCAGAAGATATCGAAGTCAAATATGGATCCAAGTGAGCAACATTACCAAAGGTTTGCAATAACTTACAATATATGCCCACTAAAGTTCAGTGTATTTCAGCATGAAATAATGATGTTTTAACTTCTAATTATACTATTTTGCAATATAAAAGAACTTTATTACATATGATTTAGGCATCATTAGAATAAATATTCAACCAATTTTTATGTTTTGTAATGCTAACCTTGCAAATGAAACATCAATGATTGTAGCTAGCACAGGAAGGCTGAGATTTGAGGATCACAAAACACAAATATGTTTTGTAAGTATTTATAGTTAATGTTGCCATGTTATTCATCTGATAGACAGTAAAGTTACATCCTGCATATTAAATACTAGTCAATTACCAGCATCAGGCAAGCCCTCAATATCCAAAAGAGTTTCACCATGGAAAAGCTTGAATTGAGAAGGCTCCATGAAAATGGTAGTTAAACAGAATAATAAATTCCAAATATAACCTCAAATCAGCAAAATAATGAATATAGTTCTAGAGCCAGGTGACACATCAAAAAAGGACACAAGGAAAATGGTGAAGGCGTAGGCCATCTAACCAGTTACTGGATAGTATCACGACTTCTTTAATAAATGGTTTGCCAACAAGTCAGATATCCCTGAGACAGGAAGGCTCTCGCAACCAAATAGTTCTTGAAGCTTGGGGTCACAGAGAATAGATGAATTTGCAGGATCCTACAATAAGccaaagcagaaaaactcagattAAGTAGTGTTTCTAATCAAGAGATGTATCAGATAAGAGCAGATACAATAGAAATAAACAAGTAGAAATTGTGGTCACATAAAATATCAGCAGCTGTAAACATTAAAGCAATGCGAGAATCTTGTCAAATCAATGTTATTCAGAAATAGAGTTGTCTCCCATGCTTAGTCACATTTTGTCCTCACCGGTTATTGCTCAGAAAATGAAATAGTTGTCACATAGAACCCCTGGTTAGCTTAGATGTTAATCAACCAAACAAAATTTTCATGAACAACCTTTAAATTTCAAACTAAAACACTAGCAAATATTCTCAAATCCAATAAATATCTTATATTACATATTCATCATGATTGGACCCTGCAAGGCCTTACTCTGATCTAGGTGTATTAACTGAACACTATAAATCCCCACCCCCACCTCATTTTCCCCTATTCAATAGATATTCACCGGAAATTAACCTGTTCCAGCCAACCCTGGATTATTCAATCAAGTCCAACTGGATCTTGTCCATTGTCGATCAGTTTGGCAGAGATCAGGGGAGAAAGGAGATAGTGAGCCAGGTCACACGATTTTACAAGTATTTTCGAGTGAATATACTTTGAAAGGGAAATGGGGATGGAAGAGTGCATCTTAAAATCAAATTGCTACAGTAGATCACAAAGTGAGAAGGCTGAACACTATATTTAGAACTTAAAACAAACTGTCATGCACTTAGTAGAACAAAAATTTTGCAAACTAGACCTAGAATTCTTCATAACAAACATATCATTAATAGTCTTCATTTTTTTAGATTTACATGCAATAtacattttcttccttttttttgtaaatctcaatttttcattcaagatcTCTTTTTCACAATGGCCCCTGATCTGTTCTTACTGGTCTCAGTCCCACTAACCTCAATGTTCATTCAAAAAGTTCTGTTTTTGGTCACAATTAAAATGTTTAATGGCATAAGAAATTAGCATGGCAACTAACCATCTATGTATCCGTCTACAAAAGATATAAGGTCAAAATCAATGACATTTGTACACAAGTTGGCGAGGTGACAGCACCTCTAGCATAACATCAATTTGTACAAGCCAATACTTCATTTTCATCAAAGAAGCATGTGAAATTACTTGCTgtcaaataataaatatatgcTGGGGGCAGCCAAATACAATTAAAAAAGTAAACGAACTATGATTAATATTATTATCAACATGGGCAAGCAGGATATCATGAACACAGTAAAAagaggcatatatatatatatatatgcctctTTTTACTGTGTTCATGATATCCTGCTTGCCCATGTTGATAATAATATTAATCATagttcgtttatatatatatatatatatatatatatatatatatgacatcttGCTGATCTTTGATGTAACAGAACTAATGCTGTTCCTATACACAGCCAGAGCTTACTTCCAGCTGGTTGGCTTTTATGTAATCCCATACACGACTCAGAGCCACAGATTTGAGAATTTCTCTTTCTTCGCTTCCAAAAAATTTGGCTAGTGAATCAGAAATAACCATAGGATATTCATCAGAATCAGGTTTGGTAATTTCAGTTGCAGAAACATCTGCAGCCTTTAGTTTTTTGGATTCAGCACCTGTATCCTCTGCGAAAAAAGTAGTGGATTCAAATTCATTCAGGTTATCACGGCATACAAGCATTCAAACACACTTAAATGCACGAGATGATTAGCCTACTTGGATAATCAAGTGGAATTATATGCTTGGATAGCAGCTTGTTCATCTTAAACATATCAGTACTATCTGTCTCAAACACCCGCCGTAGTTCATCATTGCAGATGATCTTCCTCTTGTTATTAGGATCTTGCAGATTGTTTTTTCGGATGTAAGCCCATAGCTGCTTTACGATCTGAACGAAGATATATGCAATTAGTATTCCACACACAGACAATAGCAAAAACTCGAGCAAAGTGTTATACACATTAGAGTGTTGATTGAATGAAGAACCTGAGTCCTTGACATTGCTGCCTCACCAACAATGGGCTGCAGTTCAGGTGAAACACCACAAACTTTATTCAGACCCCCAGGACCACCTTTTCTTTTAGCCCTAGGTGGCGCACTGCACAAAGGATGAAGTATGGGTAACCAGACCAAGTACCACAAAGTCCAAAAATATGAATATACAAAACAGGAGTAAATATTCATATTTCTTGGTACAGAAGCCACCAGTTGCAGTAATTATCTACTAAGGAAAGATGAAAATAAAGAAGACGTCAGGTTTATTATGGCAAATTAAACAGTATCCATAAACAAGTTGAAGTTGGTGCTCTCTTAATTTGCCAATGTGTTCATAGAATAAAACAGCAACATGTGTCT comes from Musa acuminata AAA Group cultivar baxijiao chromosome BXJ3-3, Cavendish_Baxijiao_AAA, whole genome shotgun sequence and encodes:
- the LOC103977948 gene encoding ADP,ATP carrier protein 1, mitochondrial → MADQVNHPTVVQKFAGQFHLGSTFSQDMQAIGYNFNTTSVYKRHFKTANYTNGALQSPVVPACRASYDLSMLSSASPIFANAPAEKGLASFAIDFLMGGVSAAVSKTAAAPIERVKLLIQNQDEMIKTGRLSEPYKGITDCFKRTMQEEGVASLWRGNTANVIRYFPTQALNFAFKDYFKRMFNFKKDKDGYWKWFAGNLASGGAAGASSLLFVYSLDYARTRLANDAKAAKKGGERQFNGLVDVYRKTLQSDGIAGLYRGFNISCVGIIVYRGLYFGMYDSLKPVVLTGKLQDSFFASFALGWVITNGAGLASYPIDTVRRRMMMTSGEAVKYKSSLDAFSQILKKEGAKSLFKGAGANILRAVAGAGVLAGYDKLQLIVFGKKYGSGGA
- the LOC103977949 gene encoding formin-like protein 18 → MVSDQEIASCVESVLRQSDPAAASLPDVVRQVEAKLGLDLSHKAAFIRNQIELLLRPSAHPLPPHPQSQAAGGPHNPYILLHHLPLQQQIPPPKPTSSAGVAAPAPFPQHHHPGIAFQYPPPPPLPAAAVVAAYHLQQQLHQAPQGVPAAVGLAPVTVAMAAPKESAPPRAKRKGGPGGLNKVCGVSPELQPIVGEAAMSRTQIVKQLWAYIRKNNLQDPNNKRKIICNDELRRVFETDSTDMFKMNKLLSKHIIPLDYPKDTGAESKKLKAADVSATEITKPDSDEYPMVISDSLAKFFGSEEREILKSVALSRVWDYIKANQLEDPANSSILCDPKLQELFGCESLPVSGISDLLANHLLKKS